The Phaseolus vulgaris cultivar G19833 chromosome 5, P. vulgaris v2.0, whole genome shotgun sequence genomic interval CTAAATGtacatttaattttatctttatattactatgtttgtaattttatttgtttgtatttGTAGTTGGACACCAAATCATTTTGCTAGTGAGGCCATTGGACATTGCATTCGGTCTCAATTTAGAGGTCCATATCATCATTATGATGTCATGCCTGAGGAGGACAAACTAAAATGGTGGACTGACTTTcaggtaattttaatttttgacaaACTACAGTCACTTGTTTTCTTGTGGACTCAAAGtaactattttcttctttttaacaGACTAGAGTCACTTGGGCACCCCATGATGAATGCCAAATTAAAAAGGTCTACGAGTCTAAAGTCAAAAAAAGACTTTGTGACATGTTGACTAAGTCTAGGAGAAAGGTTGTTCGCCCTATTTGGATAGGTCAGCAAGCATGGGTTGAACTTCTAAACTATTGGGATTCACAAAAATTCAAAGATAAATCAACTCAAAATAAAGCCAATAGGAGTTCAGCTCGTGGTGGAGCATTGCACTCCACAGGTAGAAAATCACATTCAGATATTGCAGTTACCTTGGTAAGTACTTGTCACTGCCTTACATGAAAATCATTTTACATTTGCAAcctataatgtttttaattgtaCAACATTATTAGGAACGTCAATATGGCCGTCCTCCAGAACCTGATGAACTATTTATGGTCACCCACACAAATAAGAAGGGTGAATGGGTTGATTCTCGTGCTCGAGAAACTTATGCAAgttattcttttaaattgttttatatttatattttaattttctaacattttcaTTTTGTAATGATCTGTGTAGGAAAAGTATCATGAGCACTTGAAGGCCCTTCAAGCAAATAGTTCTCAGGACTCTAACACTGATGTCCACCAACTTGATCCTGCAACTAAGCTTCAAAACATGGAAGGAAGCTGCCGAAGGAAAGAGTAGAGGTCGGGTATATGGTACGGCAGACTTGGCTGCTAACATCTGCCAAGGAGTCTCTTCTCTCACCCAAGCCTCTGCGTCCGGCACTTCACAATCTGGACAAGTGACTGAAAATCAAATGCTTCGTGCTGAACTTAGTATGTGGAGTCAGAAGTATGCACACCTGGAGGATGAGCTGAAGGTTATAAAAGATAAACTTATCTCCATGGAACGTGACAAAACTACTTCCAATAGCACAACACAATTCGATCATGAGTATGATCCAGAACAGGATGATCAACCTGTTCCTTAAAGTGCATCCTATAAtgtaagtttaactatttgatatttttattatatactaaatattttaattatttgatttatttatttatattgtttatatttttttacaggtTTATCACATCACTATGAGATTCATTTTGCTACTTCTAGTTAAATTTGTAATGTACAATTTTAgttgtaatattttttcaagTATTCGTATCTTTTGTTTAACTATTTCTATTGCTTTTCTATTTTGGCTGTGTTTGTGGATTTTGATTTCATACTTTGGATGTGTTTGTGGATTTGGGTGTTTATAGATGTATTGTGAATGATAGTAATTTGTTTGAATGTGATTTGGTTGGTATTTAATTTTTACAGGTAATCTGGTtagaaagcaaaataaaatgtattttttttcttcatcacaTGCGTCGGCCACAGGCCCACGcaagttttttttaaacatgCGTTCGCTTTTGCGTGGGCCAAGCCTACGCAAAatctgatattttttaaatatatatttttatcatttttgtcAGCCAGACCGACGCATAAGCGAAATAAAAATTCTGCGTCGGATCTGCCCACGCAAAAGCCACCGCATATGCGTCCATTTTGCGTCTACCTATCTTTTGCAAGATGCGTCCAACTTTCTGGCCCACGCTAGTTTTCATTTGCTTCCAGGCTTTTTTCGTGGGATGTGTAACGGACGCGAATCGTTTTTTAGCTTTTGCGTCTGTTTTTGGCCCACGCAAAATggtttttttcttgtagtggcaTGCCAAATACGAGTTCCAATTTGTCATTTTCCAAACTTGTACATGTAGTTAATGAGTTCACATGCTAAGGAATCATGTGTTAGGGAAACTCGTTCATCTCATTACTGAGGTCACATTCACTCATGCAAATGTGTGCACTGCTTCACCTTGATTAAAGCTTGCCAACCTTTAGTATAGGCATGTTGCTTCAATGTCACACAACCTTTAGTACAGACATCTTGCTTTAATGTCACACACAACCTTCAATGCTCCATACACGTGTTGAAAAAAATGGGAGAAGTATATGCATTGGTTAGAATTTTTGGTGAAGTTCAATGCATTTATCTGGATTATTATTAAGAAATGGacttttaagcctaactcaaccttataaaattgttttataaggtgaggtttgcacccacttatacactatgaaatatttttatctctaatcgaTATGGGATATCGAACACACTCTCCTCATGGCAAGACTATCAACTCGTGCGTGAAATTGTATATTGTGGGTGATTTGAGAACGGCTCGACAGTGGGTGGAGAACTGCATATTAAGCAATAGAGTTGTTAGTTTGTTAATAGAGCTGTTAGTTTGTTTTAGTGGGTCTTTCTCTCTTGTATATATTAGGTTTTATCTCCTCTTTGTAAATATCTTTTTCATTCAATAATAATCTTCTTCAATCTTCTCTTTATGAGCACTCATTCTCTTATCCTTACATGGTATCAAGagcattgattttttttttttttcctttacctCTCTTTTTCTTCCTCTGTTTTTGTCCTCATCATCATGTCCGTAACATCTCCTTCCGCTGCCTCTTCTCAAACCACCAtgtctccttcttcttcttcctccacaCAATTGCATACCTTTCCGGTTCCTCTCTTCTTAAAACTCGACGATGATAACTATCTCATATGGAAACAACAAATTCTTGCTCATGTAAGTGGTCTTCagctttttcattttcttgacGAATCTGCTCCTCCTCCACCGCGTTTTCTCACCACCGACGATGCTACCGCCAAAAAGGTTAATCCCGCGTTTCTGGTTCATCAACAACAAGACCATCTTCTGGTTGCGTGGCTTCTTGGCTCCATGACCACACCGATCCTGACCAAAATGGTAGGGTTATGCTCCGCATCAGAAATTTGGGGGAAATTACAGGTTTATTATGCATCTCAGACCCGTgctaaaattgtcaaattaaagaCGCAATTGAAGGCTCCCAAGCGTGACCGATCCATCTCTACATATcttcttgacatcaagaagattGTAGATACCCTTGCTGCTACTGGCTCCTCTTTCACTAATGAAGAACATCTTGAAGCCATTTTTTACGGTTTATCCGAGGAGTATGACTCCTTCATCACCGCGGTCACTTCTCGTCTTGATCCCTACACGGTGGAAGATATTGAAGCTTTGTTGATGGCTCATGAAGAACGCCTTGAACGGTATAAAACTCAAGATCACATTTTGCCTCAAGCTCATCTTGCGACTACTCGGTCTTCATCCAACCCTATTTCTAGACCCATGAATGGGTTCCATTTTTCTCAGAATCGTGGTTCACGTCCACCGTTCAGACACAACAACAATAAACGTTTTAATGGTCCTCGTCCTCCTCTCAAGAATTCTTGGACTGCTACTTCCATGCCCAATTCGTCTTCCTCTGCTCGCGTTCAGTGCCAACTATGTCAGAAGTTTGGCCATACGGCTCTGGAGTGTTGGCATCGGTTTGACACTAATCTTTCTTCCCATATTAGTGCTAATTCTTCTCAATTTTATTCTTCAGATAATGACTCTGGTGAGCCATCTTTGTTGGGTACTCCCTCTACCCTTAGTGACCCTCTTTGGTACCCGGACAGTGGTGCTACACATCATATAACCCATGACAGTAATATTTtctcttccaaaactccttACACTGGATCTGAAATGGTTCAACTGGGTAATGACACAGGTATGCATATAAATCACATTGGCTCTGCAAAATTTACTAATCCTACCACTATGACCACATTACGCTTACATAATTTGCTGCATGTACCTTCTATAAATAAGAATATCATGAGTGTCTCTCAATTTGCAAAAGATAATAATGTCTATTTTGAGTTTTATCCTAACCACTGTTTTGTTAAAAATCAGGACACCAAGGAAATAATCCTCCAAGGAAAAGTTAAAGATGGCTTATATGTGTTTCCCACAATGCAATGTTCTCTCAAACCCTCTGTTTCCAGTACCACTTTCAATCCTGCATCTTCTACTTTTCAGTTGTGGCACTCTAGGCTAGGACATGCTTCCTCTAGAATTGTTCATAATGTGATGAAACTATGTAATGTTACTGGCCACAAACGTGATTTCTTTTGTCAAACATGTGCTATAGCTAAATCTCATCAGCTTCCTTTTACTGATTCTCTTACTGTTTACACTATACCGCTTCAATTGGTTTTTATTGACATTTGGGGACCTTCTCCTGTTTCCTCTTCTAATGGTTCCAAATATTATATTGCCTTTCTTGATGCTTTTTCACGTTATACatggctttatcttttgcactCAAAATCCCAAGTTATGAATGTCTTTATTCAATTTAAGTTGTATGTTGAAACTCAAACTGGTcacattttaaaatcaattcagACTGATAATGCAAAAGAATTCTTATCTCTTAAAACTTACCTTGCATCTCATGGTATTCATCATCGTCTCATTTGTCCACACACACATGAACAGAATGGCTCAATTGAGCGCAAACACAGACATGTTGTTGACATGGGTCTTTCTTTACTTGCTGGTTCATCTTTGCCACTCAAATTTTGGGGAGAATCTTTCTCTTCTGCTGTTCACATTATTAACAATTTACCTACACCTGTTTTACTCAATAAAAGCCCTTATGAAACGCTATTTTTACAGAAACCAGATTACACTTTTTTAAAGGTTTTTGGTTGTGCTTGCTATCCGCTTTTAAGACCATATAATCAGCATAAGTTTGATTTTCGCTCTTCTTTGTGTTTGTTCTTAGGTTATAGTACTCGTAACAAAGGCTATATTTGTTTACAACCTTCTGGAAAACTTATTTTATCTCGTCATGTGCTTTTTAATGAGTACTTGTTTCCTTATTCTTTATCTGATAATCCGTTTCTTCCTCCTATTTCTCCTCCTGCTTCTTCTCCTCATGTTTCCTTCACTAATCCTTTAACTGTTGTTTCCCTTTCTCCTTCTGTAACTGACATTTCATCTGTTGCTCATGATAATGTTACTAGTACTACTCTTGATAATCTTTCTGCTAGTACTTCACCTGTTTCTGCTAGTACTTCACCTGTTTCTGCTAGTTCTTCACCTTTTTCTGCAGGCATTGTCCCTTCTTCATCTGCACCACCTCCTACTAGTACTAATATGCATCCGATGACAACTCGTGCTAAGGCTGGCATCTACAAACCCAAAGTTCTTTCCACCTCAACTACTCAATCGGATCTAGAACCAACCACATACAAACAAGCAATGCAACAACCTCCATGGTTACATGCCATGAAAGTAGAGTATGCAGCCCTTCTTGACAACAAAACCTGGACGCTTACTCCCTTACCTGCTGGAGCAAATCTTATTGGTTGTAAGTGGGTTTTTAAACGTAAGTTTAATGCTGATGGTACCCTACAAAGGCATAAAGCAAGACTGGTTGCCAAGGGTTTTCATCAAACTGAAGGGTTTGATTTCACTGAAACATTCAGTCCTGTTGTCAAGCCAACTACTATAAGAGTTGTTCTCACTATGGCTTTGTCTGCACGCTGGCCTATACACCAACTTGATATAAATAATGCTTTCTTGAATGGAGATCTTGTTGAAGATGTCTACATGCAACAACCTCCCGGTTTCTCCTCCCCTGACTCCACTCTTGTTTGCAAGCTTCATAAGGCGATTTATGGCTTAAAACAAGCCCCACGGTCTTGGTTTCTTAAACTCTCACACACTCTTATTAGTTTGGGTTTTCATTCCTCTAAAAGTGattcttctctttttcttcgTTTTACACCTAATGGAACTCTCATTATTCttatttatgttgatgatatcatagTTACTGGCACCTCATCTAATTTAATTGACTGTTTCATTGCACAGTTAAGTGACAACTTTGCTTTGAAAGATCTAGGCAAACTTCACTATTTTCTGGGTATTGAGGTAGCTTGGCTTGCTGATGGATCTCTCCATTTGTCTCAAACAAAATACATACGAGATCTTCTCCAACGTGCTGCAATGCTGGACGCCAACCCACAACCTACACCAATGGTGTCCACTTCACGGTTAACCATTGATGGCTCTGTAGCGGTTGAAAATCCAACTCTGTATCGTTCCATTGTCGGAGCTCTTCAGTATATCACTCTAACTCGTCCTGAACTTTCTTTTTCAGTTAACAAAGTCTGTCAATTTATGCACTCTCCTCGCCTCCACCATTGGAAAGCTGTCAAGAGGATTCTTCGCTATCTTGCGGGCACCTTACATCATGGTCTTCTTCTTCGTCCCATCACTGACTTCTCCATCATCGCCTTTAGCGACTCTGATTGGGGCTCTGATCTCGATGACAGGAAGTCAACATCAGGTTACTGTATTTATATTGGTCACAATCTGGTTTCGTGGTTGTCTCGAAAACAAAAGGTTGTCTCTAGAAGTAgcactgaagcagaatacagaAGTGTTGCAGCTGCTCTTGCTGATATCACTTGGCTTCAGTCCTTATTCACTGAGCTTCGCCTTCCAGATTCCACACCACAGATATATTGTGACAATGCTGGAGCTGTTCTCCTTGCCTCTAATCCAGTTCTCCATTCTAAAACGAAGCACTTTGAGCTTGATCTCTTTTTTGTGCGTGATCGTGTTCAACAACAACGCCTCTCTGTTGTTCATCTTCCTTCGCAATATCAGATTGCTGATTTGCTGACAAAACCAGTATCTGGTGCTATGTTTCTGAAATTCAGAAATAAACTCATGGTTGAACCTATTTCCACCATAAGTTTAAGGGGGATATTAAGCAATAGAGTTGTTAATTTGTTAATAGAGCTGTTAGTTTGTTTTAGTGGGTCTTTCTCTCTTGTATATATTAGGTTTTATCTCCTCTTTGTAAATATCTTTTTCATTCAATAATAATCTTCTTCAATCTTCTCTTTATGAGCACTCATTCTCTTATCCTTACACTGCAAGAACGCTTCGACTGCAATAACGCAAAATTTTCACGGAGTACTTGGAGTTGGCAACCCAACAGGGATCTTTGGCTCTCATATTAGACTGGTAGATGATGGTGACGATGACTACTTTTTCCGTTGAGGGTCGAGAGCCTTTATCATGTTGGTGATCTTTCCAACTCCGATCAGTCTATGGGCACGGAGGAACTCTTATTGACGGAGATGAGACCTATTCTTGGTGGTGGTTGATTGATTCTGGGGaagcaaaaacagaaacaaaagaGAACAAAGCACCCTATGATTGAAGAGGAAGAACTGAAGAATCCCTAATCAAGAAAACCAGAGCAgcaaagagaaaagagaaagacGAGAGACgtaagagagaaagaagaaactGTGAAAAGAATATTATTGAATTGAAAAAATGAAGTGTACAAAAAAGGGTATGCGGGTATAAAAAGCAGAAAAGAAAGAGGTAGCCCAAACGGTtccaaaaaggaaaagaagccCAAACATAAAAAGCCCAAAATAGGCCCAAATAAAAATACATAGTTTctcatttgttttttttgttagtGTTGTAATGACTGCATCTGTGGTGCGTACTAGTGTTTGACATGGAAAAAGGTATCATGTGAAAGTTTCATATGCGACGAAGCATTTTTTAGATAACAACtaaaaatcacaaaaacaaaaacttatatttaaaatatttttataatatatttacatattttaacTATGTATTACTATGAAAAGCTTCCTTTGGAGCATTCTTtacctatatataaaaagattttAACTATAACAATTTTTTTGGAAAGGGTAGATAGGATGTACGAGtttcaatataaaatttcatttttaatttaatatacgATTTATGCATAAATTTAACGTTTAAGGTTTACTTGTGTATGATgggataaataatttattagacTAATAtgataacataaataatttcagattccatttaaaaaataaataaaaaatggaacTTTTTTATCTGTATTGTTTTCAAATTCATCTTGATGAAAATATTGACGATTTTGTTAAGTCAGTTGAATGCACCATaaactaacaatttttttaaaattgtgacTCGTTTTTCGACAAATATTTGGCGTAATTTGGGttttagaaattaattgaaAGGATTTGtgatagaaaaaaattgtaaacatATAGATAAAACATATCTATAAAGCCAGATatcacataaataaataaatagaaattaaaagaaaatatgtattattttatttgatgagAAAATCAAATAATGTAACTAAGATCAACTTATGTGACCGAGTAAGGAACAAGTAAAACATTCATATCTTCATTTACATTCTCCGTAGAAGTGTGTTGTGGTACACACCTTATTTCTTATTTGGTCTTGAAAAGGAAATTTCATTTTTCACGTTAGGTATCACTATTTTGGTTGTTGCAGATGATTGAACCTTCAAGCGCTTGCTCTAAGACGGTGGCTACCACTAATAGTCGTATTTGTAGAGCAAACGCTTTGGTCTAGTCTAAAACGATGCTTTAACTTATAGTCGTTGCTTTAGAGtcgttttaattttgaaaatgtcACCGCGTTTTGATGGACAATGTTTGACAGGAGAAGCGCTGTGAATGTATTGTCGTAAATTGGCATTTTTGCACTAGTGAAGTTGTCATACATTGTAGATAATAGGTACTTTTAAGTTTatcaaattacataaaaaatatagtgAAGCATGTACATGTAGTGTAGTCATTCACTCTTGTTGTAGTGTTCCCTTGACCAAATTGGAAGTGTATTGCTTACAAGTTGAATAAGATGACATTTGTTTTTCTGACTAATACAAACCAAACCCAATATGTTTTTCATATATTGCACTTATATTTGGCTCATACAAAACAAAAGACGCACAATTAAAATGATGGATGGTTAATCAATGTTGTTTTGAACACAAACTTGACAACCTGCCCTTTCATTCATGGTTCAATGTGGTTCGCATGTGACAATTCATTGTGCCCTAAGCCAATGTGAATCTTGTACACCCCAAGGACAATTTTTCATTTGTAAAACTCGTATTATTCAAGGACGAGTTCATCTTTCAAGCCCACACGTGTAACAAACTCGTGCATGCTAAATACATGTTCCAATTTGTGATTTTCCAAACTTGTATATGTAGTTAGCGAGTTCACATGCTCGCGAATCATGTTCCAAGGAAACTCGTCCATCTCATTGGCAAGTTCACATTTGCTTATACAAACATGTGCATTGTTGGCTAGCTATTCAACTTTGTATTCATGCATTGCTTTGACCTTTATTAAAGCTTGGTAGAGAGGTTCCTgaagaattttttattcaacCTCCAAAGCTTGGAGAGATTCCTGACGAATTTGGTATTCAGCCTTCAGTGCCACACAACCTTTAGTATAGGCGTGTTGCTTCAATGTCACACACAACCTTCAATGCTCCATACACGTGTTGGAAAAAGTGGGAGAAGTACATGTATTGGTTAGAGTTGTATGTGGagtttaataaatttatgtgGATTATTGAATGCATGGCCATATATTCACATAAGCATATCACTCTTACACCGCTAACTCAATTGTTTTACCTCGTCCTTTTAATTTTGGAGTTCAAGTATTGTCTTCTTCCTTATACTAGTGTCTACTCAACCTTAAGTTCATGTAAGCACTACAGAATAACCATCTACTTTCCATTCATCTACGTATGCGTTCAACAATGTTCAAGTTGCATCAGTTTTAACACGTACAAAGACACCTCACACTATGAAAATCTTAAGTTtattttcactacaagaaattgtCCGTTTATATACAGATTATTACATATGAAtatttacatacgaatttaatTTAGTATGTAAACAgacattacatacgaattttttcGTATGTAAGAATAAAAGTGATTGCATACAAATTTTTTCGTATATAAGGAttacatacaattttttttgtatgtaaGCTAAAAAGTGATTACATACAGAtatttacatacgaatttaatTTAGTATGTAAATAgacattacatacgaatttttccGTAGGTAAGCCAAAAgtgattacatacggatttaatcAGTATGTAATTTTGGCACCATGAAGTGAgaataattacatacggattgtATCCGTATATAAAGTAttacatacaaaatatttttaatagttgtaataataataatattgatattaatatttttattaataataacaatattaatattattattactaataatattattaatatttttcaaattttcaaaatttaaaaatttaaaattttgaaattttgaaatttaaaaaaaaattataagtttcAAAAAAGACTTTagtatttgaaattttttataaatcgATCAAAcctgtttttaaattttgaaattttgaaaatttcaaattCCAAAATGTTTCAAAAATCTTAAGTTTattttcactacaaaaaaattgttCATTTATATAccgattattacatacggaCTTGAATCCATATGTAAAATGAACAATACATATGAAtatttacatacgaatttaatTTAGTATGTAAATAGACGTTATATATGGATTTTTccatatgtaaaaaaaaataattacatacgaattttttcatatataagaATAAAAGTGATTACAAACGAATTTTTTCATATGTAAGCTAGaagtaattacatacggatatttagatacaaatttaattcaatatGTAAATAGACGCTACATACGAATTTTCCAGTACGTAAGTCAAAAGTGATAAAAAATGATTACATATAGACTTAATCAGTATGTAATTTTGACGTCATGAAATGAGAATAATTACATACGAATTGTATGCGTATATAAAGTAttacatacaaaatatttttaataattataataataataatatttatattaatgatagtattgatattaatatttttattaatattaataataaaaatattaatgttattattatttttcaatttttcaaatttcaaaaattttcaaattttaaattttgaaattttaaaaaaatttaaaaataaaaaagactttagaatttgaatttttttataaatacatcgaatgtctttttaaattttcaaatttcgaaactttcaaagtttcaaatttcaaatttcaaaatgttTCGAAAAGTTTTAAGATTTGAAAATTCTTATAACTCCATCAAAcatcttttttatcttctatGTTGTTCATATTCCATTTCATATACCACAATTTTCCCAAATGGGTACTCCTGCAGTTGAACACATTTCAGAATGTTTTGTGAAGCCTCACCCCTGCAACAACTTCCCCAACCAAATCTACAATCTAACACCATGGGATATTGCCATGTTGTCTGTGAGCTATATCCAGAAGGGTTTGCTCTTCAGCAAGCCTGCAACTCTTGAGAATCAACAACATTTCATGGAGAATCTGTTGGAGAAGCTCAAACACTCTCTTTCTCTCACCCTCTCCCATTTCTATCCACTCTCTGGTCGTCTTGTCACCCACAAAACCCAACACCCTCCCTCTTACACTGTTTCTGTTGATTGCAGCAACAGTGATGGAGCTCGATTCATCCATGCAGCCTTAGATGCCACCATATCTGACCTACTCTCCCCACTTGACACCCCTTCCATTTTTCACTCGTTCTTCGACCACCACAAAGCACTCAACCACGACGGTCACACCATGCCCTTGTTGTCCATCCAAGTCACCGAACTACTGGATGGTGTTTTCATAGGTTGCTCCATGAATCACTCTATAGCAGATGGCACTTCGTTTTGGAACTTCTTCAATACATGGTCGCAGATCTTTCAAGCACAGTCTCAGGCTGAAAGCCATGAACACGATGCTCCCATCTCACATCAACCCCTTCGTTTGTTTCCAAATAATTCTGGTCCACCAATCTCTCTTCCTTTCAAACACCACGACGAGTTTATCAAGAGATTTGAAGCGCCCTTGCTGAGAGAGAGAGTCTTCCATTTTTCAGCAGAGTCCATAGCGAAACTGAAAGCCAAGGCCAACTCAGAAGCTAACACCACAAGAATCTCTTCTTTCCAGTCATTATCAGCATTTGTTTGGAGATCGATAACCCGTGCGCGCTCCCCACCGTCTGAGCAGAAAACAAGTTGCAGATTAATGGCAAACATTCGATCAAGAATGGAGCCGCCACTGGCTGAAGAATACTTTGGAAACTGCATTCATGTACTGAGAGCAGAAACGACAACAGGAGAATTGCTTGAGAATGGTCTAGGATGGGCAGCATGGAAGCTGCATGTGGCTGTTACAAACCTTAACGAAGTGGTGTTAGAATTTCTGGAAAGATGGTTAGAGTCTCCTTTGATAATTCAAACGGGTCGTTTCTCTGACTCGTGCAGCGTGTTGACGGCAAGCTCGCCGAGGTTCAATATGTATGGGAGTGAATTTGGAATGGGGAAAGCGGTGGCTGTAAGAAGTGGGTGTGCAAATAAATTTGATGGGAAACTGACATCATACGCAGGGCGTGAAGGAGGAGGAAGCATTGATTTGGAAGTTTGCCTTTTGCCACATACGATGAGTGCTTTGGAATCAGACAAGGACTTCATGAATGCAGTTTCTGTCTTCGAAAATGGTCATAAAGGGACAGATCTTAATTAATGTAATGtcgtttctgtttttttttttatttgtagttTCTCGGTTTTATCAATTGAGAGAAGTTATTATTGGAACATCTGTTAAATTTTATCCGCTGTGTTCACCAAGTAAAAAAGTGTAGATAGAAAAAATAGTTGGTATAAGATGGTAGCAAGATAATATCTAAAGAAAAGATGAATTAGTCAATTTCTATTCGcatggtaaaaaaaaattaatgtctCCTGAAATCtagtataatataaaaaaatatatatatcataatttattatttaaatatttttaataataaaaataaatttttaaatttacattttatattttaaaaataatatctaaattatctctaaaatatcatattattcacaaattttaataaattattcttaCAAATCCATCCATATATTCTTATAGATCATCTTTAATCCTAACTCTCACAAATTTCTGTCAATCCAAACAATCCAAACATAGCACTGTCATGtcacttaatttaatttaattttaattttgaatgactttaattgattaaaaatagaaagaaaaaatcaatattaattaatt includes:
- the LOC137834888 gene encoding uncharacterized acetyltransferase At3g50280-like — translated: MGTPAVEHISECFVKPHPCNNFPNQIYNLTPWDIAMLSVSYIQKGLLFSKPATLENQQHFMENLLEKLKHSLSLTLSHFYPLSGRLVTHKTQHPPSYTVSVDCSNSDGARFIHAALDATISDLLSPLDTPSIFHSFFDHHKALNHDGHTMPLLSIQVTELLDGVFIGCSMNHSIADGTSFWNFFNTWSQIFQAQSQAESHEHDAPISHQPLRLFPNNSGPPISLPFKHHDEFIKRFEAPLLRERVFHFSAESIAKLKAKANSEANTTRISSFQSLSAFVWRSITRARSPPSEQKTSCRLMANIRSRMEPPLAEEYFGNCIHVLRAETTTGELLENGLGWAAWKLHVAVTNLNEVVLEFLERWLESPLIIQTGRFSDSCSVLTASSPRFNMYGSEFGMGKAVAVRSGCANKFDGKLTSYAGREGGGSIDLEVCLLPHTMSALESDKDFMNAVSVFENGHKGTDLN